A section of the Acanthopagrus latus isolate v.2019 chromosome 20, fAcaLat1.1, whole genome shotgun sequence genome encodes:
- the LOC119009491 gene encoding tectonic-3-like — MNSRQWCRAVQIYLVLCGRLANAATESGVTSTVNSTGEAVSSPTPAPGGTEAVDSASVGPTEAAALNFTQDSPNTTLAVSEAPTVATEEPPATTAKPLVTSEGCLCDLTPDFCDIGCCCDAVDCGIANLSTVFTGCPQISISGVCIEKWLMFRANVDSSLITVTDSLFCVRTEEKAPQSLPALPQYPALGDSYHFSPPAPTSIGHSRGFYRVDDVIQTYFSSSSVRGLLRQPSPGAAAAFCVNRNPAKFMRSVSLSCVRMLTPQSCTTDPSLSALSYFSDLSLIKVPVVETALVSDFLVPVTPLSEWPEPSKQNNSCVNVVKKVEFIIGYNSRGELMNATVNMVLANVDPSQLLLQTHSVQFQLVTSSPSSRGPVPSVGLRAGSPVIGRFAGEVKPLRTMGVSPSGECSSDTSRRAPILFTHNTITGCTFRSPSGDCSELRSQIYGILQGLATPDVIAMNWGSQTDWTRVITQECPVSMQETCESGCILPNSLSIQMLWARQGLLDLPQKYILGGKYLFKCKKFKCPMTSPIALTTEVTFADITLYPEPPRGSPQPDWKFAFGFFTRGTAELDGHFIVNSSDVEKVTWSLMLFTIMLLTGLEFFTR; from the exons ATGAATTCCCGCCAGTGGTGTCGTGCCGTCCAGATATATCTCGTCTTGTGTGGTCGTTTGGCAAACGCAGCCACAGAGTCAGGGGTCACCTCAACCGTTAACTCTACCGGAGAGGCTGTGAGCTCACCGACCCCTGCTCCGGGGGGTACAGAGGCTGTGGACTCAGCCAGTGTTGGCCCCACTGAGGCAGCTGCCCTCAACTTCACTCAGGACTCTCCAAACACGACGCTGGCTGTGTCTGAAGCTCCCACTGTGGCCACTGAAGAGCCCCCTGCAACCACCGCGAAACCCCTGGTGACTTCAGAGG GTTGTCTCTGTGATTTAACCCCTGATTTCTGCGACATTGGCTGCTGTTGTGACGCGGTTGATTGTGGTATCGCAAACTTGAGCACCGTCTTCACTGGATGTCCACAGATATCCAT ATCAGGAGTCTGCATTGAGAAATGGCTGATGTTCAGGGCCAACGTGGATTCGTCTCTCATCACTGTGACCGATTCCTTGTTTTGTGTCCGGACCGAAG AAAAAGCCCCCCAGTCCCTACCAGCTCTCCCTCAGTATCCAGCCTTAGGGGACTCGTACCACTTCTCACCCCCAGCACCTACAAGCATTGGACACAGCAGAGGTTTCTACAGG GTCGATGATGTCATCCAGACATACTTCTCCAGCTCGTCTGTGCGGGGCCTCCTTCGTCAACCATctccaggtgctgctgctgcattctGTGTCAATCGCAACCCTGCAA AGTTCATGaggtctgtgtctttgtcttgtgtgCGCATGTTAACTCCTCAGTCATGCACCACAGACCCAAGTCTCAGCGCCCTCTCCTACTTCTCCGACCTGAGTCTGATCAAG GTTCCAGTAGTGGAGACGGCGCTAGTGTCAGACTTTCTG GTCCCAGTTACCCCGCTGTCTGAATGGCCGGAAccaagcaaacaaaacaactcttGTGTCAATGTGGTGAAAAAG GTGGAGTTCATCATAGGATacaacagcagaggagagctcaTGAATGCAACGGTGAACATGGTCTTAGCTAATGTGGATCCAAGTCAGTTGCTGTTGCAGACACACTCTGTACAGTTCCAG ctggtgACATCCAGTCCCTCTTCAAGGGGACCGGTTCCTTCAGTTGGACTCAGAGCTGGATCTCCAGTCATTGGTCGCTTTGCTGGAGAAGTGAAGCCT CTGAGGACAATGGGGGTGTCACCAAGTGGGGAGTGTTCCTCTGACACCAGCAGGCGAGCACCCATCCTCTTCACACACAACACCATCACTGGTTGCACATTCAG GTCCCCGTCTGGTGACTGCTCAGAGCTGCGATCCCAGATTTATGGGATCTTGCAGGGACTCGCTACGCCTGATGTGATTGCCATGAACTGGGGCTCCCAAACGGACTGGACGAGAGTCATCACGCAGGAGTGTCCTGTCAGCATGCAG GAAACATGTGAATCAGGCTGCATCCTCCCCAACTCGCTCTCCATCCAAATGCTGTGGGCTCGCCAGGGTCTCCTAGACCTCCCCCAGAAATACATCCTGGGGGGCAAATACCTTTTCAAGTGTAAAAAATTTAAG tgtcctaTGACGTCCCCTATCGCTCTAACCACTGAGGTGACGTTTGCCGACATTACACTTTACCCAGAACCCCCCAGGGGCTCCCCTCAGCCTGACTGGAAGTTTGCATTTGGTTTCTTCACCAGAGGCACGGCTGAGCTGGACGGGCACTTTATTGTTAACAGCAGTGACGTTGAGAAGGTCACGTGGAGTTTAATGCTGTTCACAATAATGTTACTAACAGGATTAGAATTCTTCACCAGGTAG
- the sult1st6 gene encoding sulfotransferase 1C2, whose product MSEKEEEISYSEAIQKASASITRFPLIPVRGVPLMSCIAQNWDPIWAFRPDPSDLLIATYPKAGTTWTQEIVDLLIHNGDAEVCKRAPTPVRSPFLEIHSPPPIPSGLDLLKTMDPPRVIKTHLPFQLVPPGFWENKCKAIYVARNAKDNLVSYYHFDCMNKTQPEPGPWDGYIHKFMRGELSWGSWYDHVKGYWVEREKRNILYVFYEDMKENPRREVERIMRYLDMSVSDEVISKIVELTSFKNMKENPMANYSCVPAPVFDHSISLFMRKGEVGDWKNHFTPEQSKMFDEDYEKQMKDVNIPFRTLI is encoded by the exons ATGtcagagaaggaagaagagataTCCTACAGCGAAGCCATCCAGAAGGCCAGCGCCTCCATTACCCGCTTCCCTCTCATCCCCGTCAGAGGAGTTCCTCTCATGAGCTGCATCGCCCAGAACTGGGACCCTATCTGGGCTTTCCGTCCTGACCCCTCTGACCTCCTAATCGCCACCTACCCCAAAGCAG GGACCACATGGACCCAGGAGATAGTCGACCTGCTCATTCACAATGGAGATGCAGAGGTCTGCAAACGAGCCCCCACACCGGTCCGCAGTCCTTTCCTCGAGATACACTCCCCACCGCCCATCCCCTCAG GTCTTGATCTTCTGAAGACTATGGATCCACCTAGAGTTATAAAGACACATCTTCCTTTTCAGTTGGTGCCCCCAGGGTTTTGGGAGAACAAGTGCAAG GCTATCTACGTGGCACGCAATGCCAAAGACAACCTGGTGAGCTACTACCACTTTGATTGTATGAATAAGACCCAGCCTGAGCCAGGACCCTGGGACGGCTACATCCACAAGTTCATGCGAGGAGAGT TGTCGTGGGGCTCCTGGTATGATCACGTGAAAGGTTActgggtggagagagagaagagaaacatcctCTACGTCTTCTATGAAGACATGAAAGAG aatcCTCGGCGCGAAGTGGAGCGCATCATGAGGTACCTGGACATGTCGGTCTCTGATGAGGTCATCAGCAAGATTGTGGAGCTCACGTCCTTCAAGAACATGAAGGAGAACCCGATGGCCAACTACTCCTGCGTCCCGGCACCCGTGTTTGATCATTCCATCTCTCTGTTCATGAGAAAAG GTGAAGTAGGTGACTGGAAGAACCATTTCACACCCGAGCAATCAAAGATGTTTGATGAAGATTATGAAAAGCAAATGAAGGACGTCAACATACCATTCAGGACTCTCATCTAA
- the atp2a1l gene encoding ATPase sarcoplasmic/endoplasmic reticulum Ca2+ transporting 1, like isoform X1 yields MENAHTKGPAECLAHFGVSENTGLTPDQFKKNLDKYGYNELPAEEGKSIWELIAEQFEDLLVRILLLAACISFVLAWFEEGEETVTAFVEPFVILLILIANAVVGVWQERNAEDAIEALKEYEPEMGKVYRSDRKSVQMIKAREIVPGDIVEVSVGDKVPADIRIVTIKSTTLRVDQSILTGESVSVIKHNEAVPDPRAVNQDKKNMLFSGTNIAAGKAIGVAVATGVSTEIGKIRDQMAATEQEKTPLQAKLDEFGEQLSKVISLICVAVWAINIGHFNDPVHGGSWIRGAVYYFKIAVALAVAAIPEGLPAVITTCLALGTRRMAKKNAIVRSLPSVETLGCTSVICSDKTGTLTTNQMCVTKMFIIKSVDGDHVDLDAFDISGSKYTPEGEVSQGGAKTNCSAYDGLVELATICALCNDSSLDYNESKKIYEKVGEATETALSCLVEKMNVFNSNVKNLSRIERANACCSVIKQLMKKNVTLEFSRDRKSMSVYCTPAKGDGGAKMFVKGAPEGVIDRCAYVRVGTTRVPLTNAIKEKIMAVIRDWGTGRDTLRCLALATRDTPLKLDEMNLEDSTKFADYETDLTFVGCVGMLDPPRKEVTSSIELCRAAGIRVIMITGDNKGTAIAICRRIGIFSEDEDVSGRAYTGREFDDLPLHEQSEAVRRACCFARVEPSHKSKIVEFLQGYDDITAMTGDGVNDAPALKKAEIGIAMGSGTAVAKSASEMVLADDNFSSIVAAVEEGRAIYNNMKQFIRYLISSNVGEVVCIFLTAALGLPEALIPVQLLWVNLVTDGLPATALGFNPPDLDIMGKPPRSPKEPLISGWLFFRYMAIGGYVGAATVGGAAWWFLYDSSGPGVTYYQLSHFMQCCDENEDFAGLDCEIFEAAPPMTMALSVLVTIEMCNALNSLSENQSLIRMPPWSNFWLLSAMTLSMSLHFMIIYVDPLPMIFKLTHLSTEQWLMVLKLSFPVILIDEVLKFVARNYVECTAN; encoded by the exons AGCTGCCCGCTGAGGAGG GTAAGAGCATCTGGGAGCTGATTGCTGAGCAGTTTGAGGACCTGCTTGTCAGGATCCTGCTGCTGGCCGCCTGCATTTCTTTT GTGCTGGCCTGGTTTGAGGAAGGTGAGGAAACCGTCACCGCCTTTGTGGAACCCTTCGTCATCCTTCTTATCCTCATCGCTAATGCCGTTGTTGGAGTGTGGCAG GAGCGTAACGCTGAAGATGCCATCGAGGCTCTCAAGGAATACGAGCCTGAGATGGGCAAAGTTTACCGTTCTGACAGAAAGAGTGTGCAGATGATTAAGGCCAGAGAAATCGTCCCTGGAGACATTGTGGAGGTGTCTG TTGGTGACAAAGTCCCAGCTGACATCAGGATTGTTACCATCAAGTCCACCACCCTGCGTGTTGACCAGTCCATCCTTACTG gtgagTCTGTCAGTGTGATCAAGCACAATGAGGCTGTTCCCGACCCCAGAGCTGTCAACCAGGACAAGAAGAACATGCTTTTCTCT ggCACTAACATCGCTGCTGGCAAGGCCATCGGTGTTGCTGTGGCCACCGGAGTCTCCACTGAGATCGGCAAGATCCGTGACCAGATGGCTGCCACTGAGCAGGAGAAGACCCCTCTGCAGGCTAAGCTGGACGAGTTCGGCGAGCAGCTGTCCAAGGTTATCTCTCTGATCTGTGTTGCCGTCTGGGCCATCAACATTGGCCACTTCAACGACCCCGTCCACGGTGGCTCATGGATCCGTGGTGCTGTCTACTACTTCAAGATCGCTGTTGCTCTGGCTGTGGCTGCCATCCCTGAGG GTCTGCCCGCTGTCATCACCACCTGCCTTGCCCTTGGTACCCGCCGTATGGCCAAGAAGAACGCTATTGTCAGAAGCCTGCCCTCTGTGGAGACCCTGGGCTGCACCTCTGTCATCTGCTCTGACAAGACTGGTACCCTCACCACCAACCAGATGTGTGTCACCAAG ATGTTCATTATCAAGTCAGTTGATGGCGACCATGTTGACCTTGATGCCTTCGATATCTCTGGCTCCAAGTACACCCCTGAGGGCGAGGT ttccCAGGGAGGTGCCAAGACCAACTGCAGCGCATACGACGGCCTTGTTGAGCTGGCTACCATCTGCGCCCTGTGCAACGACTCCTCTCTCGACTACAACGAG TCCAAGAAGATCTATGAGAAGGTCGGTGAGGCTACTGAGACTGCTCTGTCCTGCCTGGTTGAGAAGATGAATGTGTTCAACTCCAACGTGAAGAACCTCTCCAGGATTGAGAGAGCCAATGCCTGCTGCTCC GTCATCAAACAGCTCATGAAGAAGAACGTCACCCTGGAGTTCTCCCGTGACAGGAAGTCCATGTCCGTGTACTGCACCCCCGCTAAGGGCGATGGTGGTGCCAAGATGTTCGTGAAG GGTGCCCCTGAGGGTGTGATTGACAGGTGCGCATATGTGCGTGTTGGCACCACCCGTGTTCCCCTGACCAATGCTATCAAGGAGAAGATCATGGCTGTCATCAGAGACTGGGGTACTGGCCGTGACACCCTGCGTTGCCTGGCCCTGGCCACCCGTGACACCCCACTGAAGTTGGATGAGATGAACCTTGAGGACTCAACCAAGTTCGCCGACTACGAG actgACCTGACCTTTGTTGGCTGCGTGGGTATGCTGGATCCCCCTCGTAAGGAGGTCACTAGCTCCATTGAGCTGTGCAGGGCTGCTGGAATCCGTGTCATCATGATCACCG GTGACAACAAGGGAACTGCCATCGCCATCTGCCGTCGTATTGGCATCTTCTCTGAGGATGAGGATGTTTCTGGCAGAGCCTACACCGGACGTGAGTTTGACGACCTGCCCCTCCATGAGCAGTCCGAGGCTGTGCGTAGGGCTTGCTGCTTCGCCCGTGTGGAGCCATCCCACAAGTCCAAGATTGTTGAGTTCCTGCAGGGTTACGATGACATTACTGCTATG ACTGGTGATGGTGTGAACGATGCCCCTGCCCTGAAGAAGGCCGAGATCGGCATCGCCATGGGCTCTGGCACTGCCGTTGCCAAGTCTGCCTCTGAGATGGTCCTGGCTGACGACAACTTCTCTTCCATTGTGGCTGCTGTTGAGGAGGGCAGAGCTATCtacaacaacatgaagcagtTCATCCGTTACCTCATCTCCTCCAACGTCGGTGAGGTCGTCTGTATCTTCCTGACTGCCGCTCTGGGTCTGCCCGAGGCTCTGATCCCCGTCCAGCTGCTGTGGGTCAACCTGGTGACTGATGGTCTGCCCGCCACCGCCCTCGGCTTCAACCCCCCTGATCTGGACATCATGGGCAAGCCCCCACGTTCCCCCAAGGAGCCCCTGATCTCTGGTTGGCTGTTCTTCAGATACATGGCTATTGGTG GATACGTCGGTGCTGCCACTGTTGGTGGTGCTGCCTGGTGGTTCCTGTACGACAGCAGCGGCCCCGGTGTCACCTACTACCAGCTG TCCCACTTCATGCAGTGCTGCGATGAGAATGAGGACTTCGCTGGCCTTGACTGCGAGATCTTTGAGGCCGCTCCTCCCATGACCATGGCCCTGTCTGTGCTGGTCACCATTGAGATGTGCAACGCTCTCAACAG ctTGTCTGAGAACCAGTCTCTGATTCGCATGCCCCCATGGAGCAACTTCTGGCTGCTTTCTGCCATGACCCTCTCCATGTCCCTGCACTTCATGATCATCTATGTTGACCCTCTGCCC ATGATCTTCAAGTTGACCCATCTGAGCACAGAACAGTGGCTCATGGTCCTGAAGCTTTCCTTCCCAGTCATCCTCATTGATGAGGTCCTGAAGTTCGTGGCCCGCAACTACGTTGAGT GTACAGCTAATTAG
- the atp2a1l gene encoding ATPase sarcoplasmic/endoplasmic reticulum Ca2+ transporting 1, like isoform X2: protein MENAHTKGPAECLAHFGVSENTGLTPDQFKKNLDKYGYNELPAEEGKSIWELIAEQFEDLLVRILLLAACISFVLAWFEEGEETVTAFVEPFVILLILIANAVVGVWQERNAEDAIEALKEYEPEMGKVYRSDRKSVQMIKAREIVPGDIVEVSVGDKVPADIRIVTIKSTTLRVDQSILTGESVSVIKHNEAVPDPRAVNQDKKNMLFSGTNIAAGKAIGVAVATGVSTEIGKIRDQMAATEQEKTPLQAKLDEFGEQLSKVISLICVAVWAINIGHFNDPVHGGSWIRGAVYYFKIAVALAVAAIPEGLPAVITTCLALGTRRMAKKNAIVRSLPSVETLGCTSVICSDKTGTLTTNQMCVTKMFIIKSVDGDHVDLDAFDISGSKYTPEGEVSQGGAKTNCSAYDGLVELATICALCNDSSLDYNESKKIYEKVGEATETALSCLVEKMNVFNSNVKNLSRIERANACCSVIKQLMKKNVTLEFSRDRKSMSVYCTPAKGDGGAKMFVKGAPEGVIDRCAYVRVGTTRVPLTNAIKEKIMAVIRDWGTGRDTLRCLALATRDTPLKLDEMNLEDSTKFADYETDLTFVGCVGMLDPPRKEVTSSIELCRAAGIRVIMITGDNKGTAIAICRRIGIFSEDEDVSGRAYTGREFDDLPLHEQSEAVRRACCFARVEPSHKSKIVEFLQGYDDITAMTGDGVNDAPALKKAEIGIAMGSGTAVAKSASEMVLADDNFSSIVAAVEEGRAIYNNMKQFIRYLISSNVGEVVCIFLTAALGLPEALIPVQLLWVNLVTDGLPATALGFNPPDLDIMGKPPRSPKEPLISGWLFFRYMAIGGYVGAATVGGAAWWFLYDSSGPGVTYYQLSHFMQCCDENEDFAGLDCEIFEAAPPMTMALSVLVTIEMCNALNSLSENQSLIRMPPWSNFWLLSAMTLSMSLHFMIIYVDPLPMIFKLTHLSTEQWLMVLKLSFPVILIDEVLKFVARNYVEY, encoded by the exons AGCTGCCCGCTGAGGAGG GTAAGAGCATCTGGGAGCTGATTGCTGAGCAGTTTGAGGACCTGCTTGTCAGGATCCTGCTGCTGGCCGCCTGCATTTCTTTT GTGCTGGCCTGGTTTGAGGAAGGTGAGGAAACCGTCACCGCCTTTGTGGAACCCTTCGTCATCCTTCTTATCCTCATCGCTAATGCCGTTGTTGGAGTGTGGCAG GAGCGTAACGCTGAAGATGCCATCGAGGCTCTCAAGGAATACGAGCCTGAGATGGGCAAAGTTTACCGTTCTGACAGAAAGAGTGTGCAGATGATTAAGGCCAGAGAAATCGTCCCTGGAGACATTGTGGAGGTGTCTG TTGGTGACAAAGTCCCAGCTGACATCAGGATTGTTACCATCAAGTCCACCACCCTGCGTGTTGACCAGTCCATCCTTACTG gtgagTCTGTCAGTGTGATCAAGCACAATGAGGCTGTTCCCGACCCCAGAGCTGTCAACCAGGACAAGAAGAACATGCTTTTCTCT ggCACTAACATCGCTGCTGGCAAGGCCATCGGTGTTGCTGTGGCCACCGGAGTCTCCACTGAGATCGGCAAGATCCGTGACCAGATGGCTGCCACTGAGCAGGAGAAGACCCCTCTGCAGGCTAAGCTGGACGAGTTCGGCGAGCAGCTGTCCAAGGTTATCTCTCTGATCTGTGTTGCCGTCTGGGCCATCAACATTGGCCACTTCAACGACCCCGTCCACGGTGGCTCATGGATCCGTGGTGCTGTCTACTACTTCAAGATCGCTGTTGCTCTGGCTGTGGCTGCCATCCCTGAGG GTCTGCCCGCTGTCATCACCACCTGCCTTGCCCTTGGTACCCGCCGTATGGCCAAGAAGAACGCTATTGTCAGAAGCCTGCCCTCTGTGGAGACCCTGGGCTGCACCTCTGTCATCTGCTCTGACAAGACTGGTACCCTCACCACCAACCAGATGTGTGTCACCAAG ATGTTCATTATCAAGTCAGTTGATGGCGACCATGTTGACCTTGATGCCTTCGATATCTCTGGCTCCAAGTACACCCCTGAGGGCGAGGT ttccCAGGGAGGTGCCAAGACCAACTGCAGCGCATACGACGGCCTTGTTGAGCTGGCTACCATCTGCGCCCTGTGCAACGACTCCTCTCTCGACTACAACGAG TCCAAGAAGATCTATGAGAAGGTCGGTGAGGCTACTGAGACTGCTCTGTCCTGCCTGGTTGAGAAGATGAATGTGTTCAACTCCAACGTGAAGAACCTCTCCAGGATTGAGAGAGCCAATGCCTGCTGCTCC GTCATCAAACAGCTCATGAAGAAGAACGTCACCCTGGAGTTCTCCCGTGACAGGAAGTCCATGTCCGTGTACTGCACCCCCGCTAAGGGCGATGGTGGTGCCAAGATGTTCGTGAAG GGTGCCCCTGAGGGTGTGATTGACAGGTGCGCATATGTGCGTGTTGGCACCACCCGTGTTCCCCTGACCAATGCTATCAAGGAGAAGATCATGGCTGTCATCAGAGACTGGGGTACTGGCCGTGACACCCTGCGTTGCCTGGCCCTGGCCACCCGTGACACCCCACTGAAGTTGGATGAGATGAACCTTGAGGACTCAACCAAGTTCGCCGACTACGAG actgACCTGACCTTTGTTGGCTGCGTGGGTATGCTGGATCCCCCTCGTAAGGAGGTCACTAGCTCCATTGAGCTGTGCAGGGCTGCTGGAATCCGTGTCATCATGATCACCG GTGACAACAAGGGAACTGCCATCGCCATCTGCCGTCGTATTGGCATCTTCTCTGAGGATGAGGATGTTTCTGGCAGAGCCTACACCGGACGTGAGTTTGACGACCTGCCCCTCCATGAGCAGTCCGAGGCTGTGCGTAGGGCTTGCTGCTTCGCCCGTGTGGAGCCATCCCACAAGTCCAAGATTGTTGAGTTCCTGCAGGGTTACGATGACATTACTGCTATG ACTGGTGATGGTGTGAACGATGCCCCTGCCCTGAAGAAGGCCGAGATCGGCATCGCCATGGGCTCTGGCACTGCCGTTGCCAAGTCTGCCTCTGAGATGGTCCTGGCTGACGACAACTTCTCTTCCATTGTGGCTGCTGTTGAGGAGGGCAGAGCTATCtacaacaacatgaagcagtTCATCCGTTACCTCATCTCCTCCAACGTCGGTGAGGTCGTCTGTATCTTCCTGACTGCCGCTCTGGGTCTGCCCGAGGCTCTGATCCCCGTCCAGCTGCTGTGGGTCAACCTGGTGACTGATGGTCTGCCCGCCACCGCCCTCGGCTTCAACCCCCCTGATCTGGACATCATGGGCAAGCCCCCACGTTCCCCCAAGGAGCCCCTGATCTCTGGTTGGCTGTTCTTCAGATACATGGCTATTGGTG GATACGTCGGTGCTGCCACTGTTGGTGGTGCTGCCTGGTGGTTCCTGTACGACAGCAGCGGCCCCGGTGTCACCTACTACCAGCTG TCCCACTTCATGCAGTGCTGCGATGAGAATGAGGACTTCGCTGGCCTTGACTGCGAGATCTTTGAGGCCGCTCCTCCCATGACCATGGCCCTGTCTGTGCTGGTCACCATTGAGATGTGCAACGCTCTCAACAG ctTGTCTGAGAACCAGTCTCTGATTCGCATGCCCCCATGGAGCAACTTCTGGCTGCTTTCTGCCATGACCCTCTCCATGTCCCTGCACTTCATGATCATCTATGTTGACCCTCTGCCC ATGATCTTCAAGTTGACCCATCTGAGCACAGAACAGTGGCTCATGGTCCTGAAGCTTTCCTTCCCAGTCATCCTCATTGATGAGGTCCTGAAGTTCGTGGCCCGCAACTACGTTGAGT ACTAA